A single region of the Flavobacteriales bacterium genome encodes:
- a CDS encoding antitermination protein NusG: IKSYCPTVVKVSQWSDRKKKIKTPALPSILFVNIQEANRNLVFDCPGVVRYMFFDKKIVSVPQKEIDTIKSHLEGKNCVSVNTSLTNVGDSISLEQFNNESGEIIKVSSNRIWVKLSSLNMIIILDI; this comes from the coding sequence GTATTAAATCGTATTGCCCTACGGTTGTTAAAGTAAGCCAGTGGAGCGATCGAAAAAAGAAGATTAAAACCCCTGCACTTCCATCAATTTTGTTTGTTAATATTCAAGAAGCTAATAGGAATCTTGTATTTGATTGCCCAGGAGTTGTTCGATACATGTTTTTTGATAAAAAAATTGTAAGTGTGCCTCAAAAAGAAATAGATACTATAAAGTCGCATCTTGAGGGAAAAAACTGTGTTAGTGTTAATACTTCTCTAACTAATGTTGGTGATTCTATAAGTCTTGAGCAATTTAACAATGAATCAGGAGAAATAATAAAAGTTTCATCCAATAGAATTTGGGTGAAGCTATCAAGTCTCAATATGATAATTATTTTAGATATTTAA
- a CDS encoding winged helix-turn-helix transcriptional regulator → MLDSLITSKTRLRVLVKFFIRAANKGHLNALASEFGESTNGVRKELNKLKDAGYLVSHKERNKVIYHANVKHPLYAVLQELVKKHLRLDDIVESVINRIGTVKKIILVGDYAHGVDSGLIEIALEADSVNLEYIKDLEKKLKKTIERTVKFSYDCIGDEGIVLFDKNLMYYED, encoded by the coding sequence ATGTTAGATTCACTAATTACATCCAAAACACGTTTACGAGTTCTTGTAAAATTCTTTATCAGAGCTGCTAATAAGGGGCATTTAAATGCTCTTGCTAGTGAGTTTGGTGAATCTACCAACGGAGTTAGAAAGGAATTGAATAAACTGAAAGATGCAGGATATCTTGTTAGTCATAAAGAAAGAAACAAGGTAATTTACCATGCTAATGTAAAACATCCCTTGTATGCTGTTTTGCAAGAGTTAGTTAAAAAGCATTTAAGATTAGATGATATTGTTGAGAGTGTGATTAACCGAATTGGTACAGTAAAAAAAATTATTTTAGTAGGAGATTACGCGCATGGTGTTGATTCAGGATTAATTGAAATAGCTCTAGAGGCAGATTCTGTTAATTTAGAATATATAAAGGATCTCGAAAAGAAACTTAAAAAGACTATTGAAAGAACAGTTAAATTTAGTTATGATTGCATTGGAGATGAAGGCATAGTTTTATTTGACAAAAATTTAATGTACTATGAAGATTAA